A single genomic interval of bacterium harbors:
- the gatB gene encoding Asp-tRNA(Asn)/Glu-tRNA(Gln) amidotransferase subunit GatB: MSAITQEITDKYETVIGLEVHAQLKTKSKIFCDSATEFGNEHNSQVCPVCMGYPGVLPVLNKKVLEYAILTGLALNCEIARHSKFDRKQYFYPDLPKNYQVSQFDMPVCKNGYIEINGRVIRINRAHLEEDAGKLVHAGATGLAGSTYSLVDYNRTGVPLLEIVSEADINSPEEARIYVEELRNIVRYLGVCDGNLEEGSLRCDANISIRPVGQKELGTKAEIKNMNSFKALQRALEYEVERQIELVESGGKVVQETRLWKEDEEITISMRSKEEAHDYRYFPEPDLVPIEIDADWVHRIRETMPELPAQKLKRYIDELGLSKYDAEVLVNSMEMALFLDKTVELKINAKSAANWLMGDITAYLNEHKTTIDKIELTPESLAEMIILIDKGTISNNIAKKLIAPLMKNGGSVKKMVEEQGMSVISDEGALKDTIKKILEANKGEVEKYKSGKPQLFGFFVGQVMKETKGRANPETVNKILKEELDG; encoded by the coding sequence ATGTCAGCAATAACACAGGAAATAACGGATAAATACGAAACAGTTATAGGGTTAGAAGTTCATGCCCAGTTAAAAACGAAGTCGAAAATTTTTTGTGACAGCGCAACAGAATTCGGAAATGAACATAATTCTCAGGTTTGCCCTGTTTGTATGGGGTATCCTGGGGTATTACCCGTTTTAAACAAAAAAGTTCTTGAATATGCAATCTTAACAGGACTTGCTCTCAACTGCGAAATTGCGCGCCATTCTAAATTTGACAGAAAACAATATTTTTACCCTGATTTACCTAAAAATTATCAGGTTTCTCAATTTGATATGCCTGTTTGCAAAAACGGTTATATCGAAATAAATGGCAGGGTAATCAGGATAAACAGGGCTCATCTTGAAGAAGATGCCGGTAAATTAGTACATGCCGGAGCTACAGGACTTGCAGGGTCAACTTATAGCCTTGTGGATTATAACAGGACAGGAGTTCCTCTTCTGGAAATCGTAAGCGAAGCTGATATTAATTCTCCCGAAGAAGCCAGAATTTATGTCGAAGAATTGCGAAATATCGTGAGATATCTCGGGGTTTGCGACGGAAACCTTGAAGAAGGCAGCTTGAGATGCGATGCAAATATCAGCATCAGACCTGTAGGACAAAAAGAATTAGGCACAAAAGCAGAAATTAAAAACATGAACAGTTTTAAAGCTTTGCAAAGAGCCCTCGAATATGAAGTTGAAAGACAAATTGAACTTGTTGAGTCAGGCGGTAAAGTAGTCCAGGAAACCCGACTCTGGAAAGAAGATGAAGAAATCACAATTTCAATGAGAAGCAAGGAAGAAGCGCATGATTACAGGTATTTCCCTGAACCTGATCTTGTTCCTATCGAAATAGATGCTGATTGGGTTCATAGAATCAGAGAAACAATGCCGGAGCTGCCTGCACAGAAGCTTAAAAGATATATAGACGAGCTTGGCTTGTCGAAATATGACGCAGAAGTTCTTGTAAATTCAATGGAAATGGCACTTTTTCTGGATAAAACAGTTGAACTTAAAATAAATGCAAAATCTGCTGCAAATTGGCTAATGGGCGATATTACAGCTTACCTTAACGAACATAAAACTACGATTGATAAAATTGAATTAACTCCTGAATCTCTCGCCGAAATGATTATATTGATTGATAAAGGAACGATTTCCAACAATATTGCCAAAAAATTAATTGCGCCTCTCATGAAAAATGGCGGCTCTGTTAAAAAAATGGTTGAAGAGCAGGGAATGAGCGTAATTTCTGATGAAGGCGCTCTTAAAGATACTATTAAAAAAATCCTTGAAGCTAACAAAGGCGAAGTCGAAAAATACAAGTCAGGAAAACCGCAGTTATTTGGTTTCTTTGTCGGGCAAGTAATGAAGGAAACAAAAGGCAGGGCAAATCCTGAAACCGTCAACAAAATTCTTAAAGAAGAACTTGACGGCTGA